One segment of Haliotis asinina isolate JCU_RB_2024 chromosome 12, JCU_Hal_asi_v2, whole genome shotgun sequence DNA contains the following:
- the LOC137258010 gene encoding uncharacterized protein: MSATDMSGNSSSPAMMKEELKQKFCRLHQKAKELGLKDDDFNKIEALREISQRNKKKNVITLYLWKSFGLVFAVYVAICLVWCLEWPVKNDVMLSIYFRLQGLSEEDIYREPCVLEPLESMQDMFRPPLSCDFCKGIKQIDKVANIKPEEFEDIYAYSARPVVITDGMKNWTATEKFSFSFFKNIYKEGSPALENVENNCQFFPYKTSFKNLGEVFQMDEERATMKDGSQPWYIGWSNCDANAGNILRQHYNRPYFLPPVAESSKTDWVFMGSPGYGAHLHLDNVGHASWQAQVTGTKKWTLEPPVECYLDCEGTMEVTVRPGDIIVLDTNKWYHSTLNVGNDISITIGSEYD; the protein is encoded by the exons ATGAGCGCAACAGACATGTCGGGGAATTCCTCGAGTCCTGCAATGATGAAAGAGGAACTTAAACAAAAGTTTTGTCGTCTGCATCAGAAAGCCAAGGAACTTGGCTTAAAGGACGACGACTTTAACAAAATAGAGGCCTTAAGGGAAATTTCTCAaagaaacaagaagaaaaatgtTATAACTTTGTACCTCTGGAAAAGTTTTGGACTGGTATTTGCCGTGTATGTTGCAATCTGTTTGGTTTGGTGTCTGGAGTGGCCTGTGAAAAATGATGTCATGCTCTCAATATATTTTCGCCTTCAAGGCCTAAGTGAAGAAGATATTTACCGCGAACCATGCGTGTTAGAACCGCTGGAATCCATGCAGGATATGTTTCGGCCACCACTCTCTTGTGACTTCTGTAAAGGGATAAAACAAATCGACAAAGTTGCCAACATAAAACCGGAGGAATTTGAAGATATTTATGCATATTCGGCAAGGCCGGTTGTGATAACTGACGGCATGAAAAACTGGACTGCGACAGAAAAGTTTAGTTTTTCGTTTTTCAAGAACATTTATAAGGAGGGGAGCCCAGCCCTGGAGAATGTTGAGAATAATTGTCAGTTCTTTCCATACAAAACATCTTTCAAGAATTTGGGTGAGGTTTTCCAAATGGATGAAGAGAGAGCAACCATGAAAGACGGTTCACAGCCGTGGTATATAGGATG GAGCAACTGTGACGCCAATGCAGGGAACATCCTGAGACAACACTACAACAGGCCCTACTTCCTCCCTCCTGTAGCCGAGTCCAGCAAAACAGACTGGGTCTTTATGGGAAGTCCTGGATATGGAGCACATTTACAT TTGGACAATGTCGGCCACGCCTCCTGGCAGGCCCAGGTGACTGGCACCAAGAAGTGGACGTTGGAGCCACCAGTCGAGTGCTACCTGGATTGTGAAGGAACCATGGAGGTCACCGTTCGGCCAGGCGATATAA TTGTCCTTGACACCAACAAATGGTACCATTCAACCCTGAATGTTGGCAATGACATCAGCATCACCATCGGTTCCGAGTATGATTGA